The Helianthus annuus cultivar XRQ/B chromosome 11, HanXRQr2.0-SUNRISE, whole genome shotgun sequence region ctaggcaaaaattttagtgtggaggatgataatatttatgactaattaattagtcaaaaagaataataaatgagatgagagaaaactatttaatgttttacaattgtaccttttgttctttttcttctcaatttaattttttctcaaatgaacctccccctaacACTATATACAATAAATACACTACAAGAACGTCCCACTTTTACTGGCgacacctttagcggcgacaggccacctgtcgccgctattggtcgatccgCGTCAACCCTATTCCCCAGCCGTTGATCAATATTCTGATCTAACGGTTGGGGATTCCAGAAGCAATACCGGCGACAAGGGATCATTAATAGCGGCAACAGGCTGTCTCCGCTAAAAGTTTGTGGCCCACTTTAATCCCTAGCCACAGAAATCTTATCCTTTTTAACCCTAGTTAGCTTATTACCGGCGACGAATGAGTTAGTAGCGGCGACAAAGGTGTCGCCGGTATTGCTCTGTCCGTAAAACCACAGACAGCGCCTTTTCCTTCCCTCCTCCTTCATTTTCCCCCCATTTTCTCTGCAACCACCGCCGCTACACCGCGTGTTTCGCCTAAATCGGTGAgtttaacattttttttcttaaatctcTTCTCTATTTTGTTATTTACATGTTATAGGCTTTAATTTTTGCTCTGGGTATATTTGTGTTTATGGAAGAATATTCGGATCACCACCATCTCTTCTCCGGTCACAACCGAAACTTCTCCGGCACCACCTCGTCTCAGCGGTCTTAGTCTACTTGAAACTTGAAAaaaacggttagttttatatgtattttttttaaagattagaaattttataatttttggtTTAGGAAGTAAATATGTTGGTGAaaatgtgtatgttagtatgtataaTTTTGACGACTTATGTTAGTATGTATAATTCTAaaatgtgtatgttagtatgtataatttttagtttaggATGTAAATATGTttagaaattgtataatttttagtttaggATGTAAATTGTATTGTTTTTAGTttagaaattgtataatttttagtttaggATGTAAAtaagtgtatgaatgaatgtatgtatgtaggtgtatgttagtatgttggtgaaaaatgtgtatgttagtatgtatgtatgtaggtccGCCAATTGCCCCGTATCAGGAAGCGTTGGGTGAGCGGCGAGGATGGTACCGCGGGATGGGGCCTAAACCTTCTTCCAACACGTCCTCGCACTCGTCATCTAACATGTCGTCTTCGCAAGCTCGGACGCAAGAACCCTTTTCCGAGGTAAAATACGCAATTTAAAAAATGACAAACGAACGCATGTTtccttgttaaatatatgttggtaGCGTTAATTAATATGCTAATATACGTTTTGCTATCTATTATTGTAGGATTTTGTTAACAGCTTGTTCCAAACCCCGTCATTTTTGAACCAACTTAACAACTATCTTGCTtcacaaggaaaaggaaaaggaaagtcaAAAGACTACGATTCTGACAACTTATTCGATAATGAATCCGACGATAACGATGACGATGAGTGACTTGTTTTTAATGTATGCTTTGGATTTAATTAAACGTTGTAGGATATAATGTACGACTTAAACGTAGTTTTTAATTATATTACCTTTAGTATATGTTGATTATGTTCATTGCGTATGCTTGCGTTGTTTGAAAATAGGCAGGTTTTgttttttcggccgtaaaactggctgggcagctgtatatacagctgctgtattaaaaaaaatagacttttagcggcgacacgtGTCGCCGCTATTGCTCTTCACCCTTTACCGACGAAAGTCAACACCGGCGACACAGTTAGCGACGACAGCTGTCGTCGCTAAAAGTGCAGCATCAATACCGGCGACAGTCAGTCAATAGCGTCCGAGCAATACCGGCGATGCTTTaccggcgacatgtcgccgctaatagtcaatagcggcgacaaaagCGGTCAATACCGGCGACACCCGTCGCCGCTAAAGGTGCCCTGTTCTTGTAGTGCAGTCAATAATTCTCTGCTGTAAAGTTTGAAGTAAATTTATCGTATCaaattaaaatatgttaatacaatATTTTAGTAAGAATATGAATCTACAAGAGCAACGAATTTAATTATCAAAATATTCTAGTTTACTAATCAGAATAGGTACAGTATTTTCTTTAGATTCAATATGAAACTTaagtatttttctttttctttttcagttttcttttCTGTAGCTTCATTTCAAGTTTTTAATTTTCCAAAAAGGTTTAAGTTACAATAATGTAGCTTCGTTTCAAGTTTTTAATTTTCGAAAAAGGTTTGAGTTACAATAAAATGCTTTGTGGACTTgactttaggttttttttttttttttataaaacttttttttataaaacagaCACTGCAGTTAAACTTTGTTTAAATATAAAACTTGGATGTATTTTATTTGTATGGTCACATGGAAATGAGGATATGTACCAGGTTTTTGTCGATACAAAGTACAAATGCATTGAAGGCAGAAAAGTAACTCGATGAAAGAATGATAACTTACCTGGAATCCCAAAGCCTCCTTAAGTTGAATTACCACTTCACTAGCTTCTGGCCGCTCATCCCATTCATCCTCTAAGCATTGAAAGACAATTCTTACAAATGTCGTTAATGATAGTGGCTCAATTTGTTCCTTTATACCCGTAAATATCATCTCATTAAGGTTTCTATTCGTTTCGTAATGCTTTTTAGCCAAAGGGACTAACGATTGAGAGTGATCCTCACATCCCTCTTCCCACGCCAATTTCCCGCACAACATCTCCAACAAAATCACGCCTAATGAGTATATATCTGATTTTTCTGTTAAGTACCAAGTAGATTTGTACTTTGGGTCAACATGTCCCAATGAGTCATAAGCACTGTCATCGATATGTTCAGCTCGGTCATATACCATTGTTTTGCATGAGCACTCCAAATTACAAATTTTAGCATTCCAATCATCATCAAGGAGAATGCTACCACTTTTAATGTCTCCATGTATTATCTTATCATCTTTCTCTGCACCACCCGTATGAAGAAATTTCAATCCGTTTGCAACATCAAAACATATCTCGAGGCGTTTCATCCATCTAAGATTAACATCGTCAAAATGTTTATCAAGTCTTCCATTAGAGGCATGCTCGTATACAATGATCTTTTCATTCTTTTCGTAACAAAATCCTATAAGATGAATGATATTCTCATGCTTATGCTTGAAAAGAATAGCGAGTTCTTTCCAAAACTGATCATCTCCTTTCCGGGAATGGCTATCCCACCGCTTTGCAATAATAGCGCTATATCCATTAGCATGTTCAACTTCCCCTTTATAAAGTTTCCAAAATCTTCCTTCTCCAAGGCAACTGCTATCGCTGAAGTTCTGCGTGCCCATGTTCATGGCATTAAGCGATATATGGAGGCGGCCTTTGTTTTTCTGTGAATAATGACACTTGAATCAAGTTTGTAACAAAAAGCAATTCTCCCTGCCGGTAAATTAAGTACAAAATTGGATGATACCGCATTATAATattcaaaaaacaaaaacaaactagaTCAAATATATGTATCAATAAGAACATTTAATTTGATTATCAAAGATTCTAATATACTCATATATTAAAATAGTCATGTTAGGTAGGGTCCATGCGGAAAGTAGCTTTAAGGAGAGAACTtaagaaccagtgtgaacacaaacaaaaTAAACCCGAAACAAACAATAAACCCCCCatcccaccaccacccaaaaacctcctcccccccccccccccaaaaaaaaataataataataataataataataataataacaacaacaacaacaacaacaacaacaacaacaacaacaacaacaacaacaacaacaacaacaacaacaataacaataacaataacaataaaaaaaacctaaaccccccaaaaatcacaaaaaaaaaatattaataaaaagttGCGCTTTCaacgaaaaatttaaaaaaaaattgtgtttttaagCTTTTTAGGCagtttttgttgtgttcacactAGTTCTCGTGGTTTTCGCCATAAATGCTAGTTCCTAACGGATCCTCACCTTAGTCATGTGTTTATAACATTACATTAAAACCATTTGTATGTTAATGATGAATAAACTAGTCAATACCACTGATCAGAAATGTAAATTAGGGAACAAAGATCATTCAGCTTTTAAAAGAGTTGCTTACTTGAATGTTCAATGCTTTCTGAAGTTCTCTAATGACGAATTCCATGGTTGGACGCTCAGATTGTGCTATTGCAATACATTTATATGCGACATTAGTGAACATGTCAAAAGATTCTTGATCAAATCCACTGAATAGCATATCAACTTTCTCTATATTGGGATCTACCAAATTCTTTAATGTTCGCTCAACGAAGCATTGTCGTGCTAATGATGGAAGCCCCTTCTCGTCGTAAGTTTTATCGTATGCTAACTTTCCACACATGATTTCAAACATAACCACTCCAAATGAGTAAACATCTGATTTAGTTTTTAACCTACCTGTTTTTTCATATTCTGGATCCAAGTACACTTGTGTTCCAGCGATATTGTTAGTGGCGAGAGTGCTATATTTTTCACGTGCATAATGTAACTTGGAGAGTCCAAAATCAGCGATCTTTGCCTCCCATTTATTATTCAATAAAATGTTTGCACTCTTTATATCTCTATGTATTATGCATCGTTTATCCTCTGTACTCGTGTGAAGATAATTCAGTCCATTAGCAATATCAAGACACATTTGTATGCGTTCAGCCCAAGTAAAATTTATCCTTCTATCTTTCTTTTCCAAAAAATTTTCAAGGCTTCCGTTAGACACATATTCGTAAACAAGAATCATCTCAGATCTTTCATCACAAAAGCCTAGAAGAGAAACTACATTTGAATGCCGACATTTACTAAGCAATTCAATTTCGGTAAAGAACCCTTGTTCTGCTTGTGTGTCTACTCTGGTAATGATGCGTTTAATAGCTACAGTAGTATGTCTCTTATGTATTTCACCTGTATTCTTCCCTTCTACCACCAAAGGATTTATGCCATCAAAATGATGCAGTTCTGCTTTGTACACCCTACCATAGCCCCCAGACCCAATGTAGAATGTGTCAGAAAAATTATTGGTTGCCGACAGTATTTCACTCAATCGAAATCTCAAATGATCAAAGTTACCCCCCTGCATTGTTAGTGTTAAAAGTTATTAAACAATTGAAATGTTGACTCTATAAAAAATTTGAAACTAGAATCATGAATGAACTAATGACGTGTTGATTAATAGCTCATCAAAGCTAGGGAACACAAATGGTAGATGGTTGAAGAATCATCAACAAGGTTCTTTCGACGAAAGACATTTAAGTcatgggtcaagttattctaccaATTCTtctaagaagtgtaagaaggatttatagagtgacaagtgtctaataacctaatccttgtcactctataaatccttcttacacttcttacaattaggatcatttgtatttgatcctaatcctttAAGTCATATACCATCAACTCCATGTTTTCTATCATCATTTTTTTGCTACAAAAAAAGAGCGCTTGAGGATATCAAAAGACAAGTTGCAATAGTAGTTTATTATATTATTAGTCGGTCTCTTCCCAGGTACGTAAGTTAATTATGCACTGAGAATGGTTAACTTCATTTGTCATTTGATTTGAACTGTAATTTGAAATGTGTGTCTATATGGGATAGGAACTATATTTATATGGTATATTGGCCTTTAATAATCACACGTCATTTGTTATTGGCAGTCCCACCTTTTTTTATTCCTCCTACCAGTCTCACCTTTCAACTATTTTTCCACCAACGGTTCTTAGTTAAAAAAATTTACCGGAGTTAAGCTTTTTCCCGAATTGCAAACTGACgatttagggcttttgatcagaacgaagATATGAGTCTACTGCTGTAAAACTTAACTCGAAACGGTGCTACAAACGACttaatttttgttaattggaagtttaaacaaccgaattgaagcaccgttttcgtcgtttggagcacaatttcaaggtaagttttacatcattcgaatcgtatcctcgttctgatcaaaagccctaaaatgTCAGTTTTTAATTCGGAAaaaacttaactctgttaagttttttttttttttttttatgaggATCGGTGGAGGAAAAAATAGTTGAAAGGTGGGATTATCAGGGgaataaaaaaaaatgtgtgaCTACCAATGGCCAATGACGTCTAGTAGAGATTATTAGAGGCCAATATCCCTATTTATCTTGGCTTGTATTAGGATTGTTATGAATGTCAGTACTCTAGGATGGCAGGCAATGGTTTATTATGCTTACCATTACGGACACGGGTGTGGAGGGATGGGCCTCCCcccatttttttaattttttttaagttttttttattttgtcaaataaaatatgcaatatata contains the following coding sequences:
- the LOC110889013 gene encoding uncharacterized protein LOC110889013 yields the protein MSSSSNKDMIRLLAMLHISFEEIEKATNHFAHENLLKQGEFFKVYKGKLFQSRDSINIVARKCPDRSLVHNELAISENLKHEHIVSAFRSTICKNEDIIINKYEANGSLDKHLSDQTLTWMQRLHICVRVAHALKYLHHDAEDDHNIIHGNIKSSKILLDDKWEPKLHGFAFAGRSIKDQLHRTNKTSKSLQYMDPTYESIGGLTYKSDVFSFGVLLYEVLLGREASIENNDNWYFARWVRSHYEEKEIDDLIYPYIRNQMSLHSLNIFCETAYCCLKEQRSERPDMSQVLSRLEEALKVQQKYERLNAAMEGSSSNHLKGGNFDHLRFRLSEILSATNNFSDTFYIGSGGYGRVYKAELHHFDGINPLVVEGKNTGEIHKRHTTVAIKRIITRVDTQAEQGFFTEIELLSKCRHSNVVSLLGFCDERSEMILVYEYVSNGSLENFLEKKDRRINFTWAERIQMCLDIANGLNYLHTSTEDKRCIIHRDIKSANILLNNKWEAKIADFGLSKLHYAREKYSTLATNNIAGTQVYLDPEYEKTGRLKTKSDVYSFGVVMFEIMCGKLAYDKTYDEKGLPSLARQCFVERTLKNLVDPNIEKVDMLFSGFDQESFDMFTNVAYKCIAIAQSERPTMEFVIRELQKALNIQKNKGRLHISLNAMNMGTQNFSDSSCLGEGRFWKLYKGEVEHANGYSAIIAKRWDSHSRKGDDQFWKELAILFKHKHENIIHLIGFCYEKNEKIIVYEHASNGRLDKHFDDVNLRWMKRLEICFDVANGLKFLHTGGAEKDDKIIHGDIKSGSILLDDDWNAKICNLECSCKTMVYDRAEHIDDSAYDSLGHVDPKYKSTWYLTEKSDIYSLGVILLEMLCGKLAWEEGCEDHSQSLVPLAKKHYETNRNLNEMIFTGIKEQIEPLSLTTFVRIVFQCLEDEWDERPEASEVVIQLKEALGFQVSYHSFIELLFCLQCICTLYRQKPDSYSY